One Candidatus Melainabacteria bacterium genomic window carries:
- a CDS encoding phospholipid carrier-dependent glycosyltransferase: MGTRIAIVACMLATFAFMVWGLTGDCPYRPEFDEVLSVRTALNMVHTGDLNPHWLAHPGSTLIYPLAGYFHFLNAVLFHGTMSDPDFDIPKFEYDNVWLLFYIPRYLNVFLLIASIPLIYQIGKLAFNKATAPIGIWIFAISPLVISWSQLLRSDVCALFYTLVAIFASLKLCRKPTFATQTVFGVALGLGVSSRWPALAVLQVFVFVTAYLLYQNRKDMQALRRTGLLAAYGLLLAFAVFAITSPYVFLDPTTLHKDLIEEKAAHGLGCDGLTPPENFMWYMTFGIPQELFQPQWAMALVGAALALWKRQFYAITLAVYTLAILVGTSLHVFHAVKWLVPAMPMFALFAASTLATCGGYLHRKLESWLNPKLGLICYTVIMGCFMLYIEESPFLQVCRNNTVRAFVSTDIIFYEWINDHLPHGTQVCFVGVWEGAHKSNFKVLDVLWDPSYFDVACGGNYQSPFDIYEQGYKYFIWTDNHCPLYLAEPRKYPRECKFFKELFDNSEIVKEIEPKEIAVKNAFTILQRGFHWRLYKFVPKVPRLPN; the protein is encoded by the coding sequence ATGGGAACAAGAATCGCAATCGTTGCGTGTATGCTGGCTACCTTTGCCTTTATGGTCTGGGGGCTGACAGGCGATTGCCCATACAGACCAGAATTCGATGAAGTACTTTCTGTGCGAACCGCACTGAACATGGTCCACACCGGAGACTTAAACCCTCACTGGTTGGCGCACCCGGGCTCGACCTTGATCTATCCGCTGGCCGGATACTTTCACTTTCTCAATGCTGTGTTATTTCATGGCACCATGTCGGACCCTGACTTCGACATTCCAAAATTCGAGTACGACAATGTCTGGCTGCTCTTCTACATTCCGCGCTATCTGAATGTCTTTCTGCTTATTGCCAGCATCCCTTTGATTTATCAGATTGGCAAACTAGCTTTCAACAAAGCAACAGCACCTATAGGAATATGGATCTTCGCAATCAGCCCCCTGGTGATTTCCTGGAGTCAGTTGCTTCGCTCTGATGTTTGTGCGCTCTTTTACACGCTCGTCGCCATCTTTGCCAGCCTTAAGCTTTGCCGCAAACCTACATTTGCAACACAAACTGTGTTCGGAGTGGCTCTAGGTCTGGGAGTATCCAGCAGATGGCCGGCACTGGCGGTGCTGCAAGTCTTTGTCTTCGTGACCGCATATTTGTTGTACCAGAACAGAAAAGACATGCAGGCCTTGCGACGAACCGGCTTGCTGGCAGCGTATGGATTGCTTCTGGCATTTGCTGTTTTCGCAATCACTTCACCCTATGTATTTCTGGATCCCACCACTCTGCACAAAGACTTGATCGAAGAAAAAGCGGCACACGGGCTGGGCTGCGATGGACTTACGCCACCAGAGAACTTCATGTGGTACATGACATTCGGTATACCGCAAGAACTGTTTCAACCTCAATGGGCAATGGCACTAGTCGGTGCCGCACTGGCCCTGTGGAAACGACAATTCTATGCGATCACACTAGCTGTCTACACTCTGGCGATTTTAGTGGGGACAAGCTTGCACGTATTCCATGCTGTTAAATGGCTCGTTCCTGCAATGCCCATGTTTGCACTGTTTGCAGCCAGCACGCTGGCAACCTGCGGTGGATATCTACATCGAAAGTTAGAATCATGGCTCAATCCCAAACTCGGGCTCATCTGCTACACGGTGATTATGGGCTGCTTTATGCTCTACATCGAAGAGAGCCCCTTCTTGCAAGTCTGCCGCAACAATACCGTTCGAGCGTTTGTCAGCACAGACATCATTTTCTATGAGTGGATAAATGACCACCTTCCTCATGGCACACAAGTCTGCTTCGTAGGAGTGTGGGAAGGAGCACACAAAAGCAACTTCAAAGTGCTGGATGTGCTCTGGGATCCAAGCTACTTTGATGTCGCATGTGGTGGCAACTATCAGTCACCATTCGACATTTATGAACAGGGCTACAAGTACTTCATCTGGACAGACAATCACTGTCCTCTTTATCTTGCAGAACCCCGAAAGTATCCACGCGAATGCAAGTTTTTCAAAGAACTGTTCGATAACAGCGAAATCGTAAAAGAGATTGAACCCAAAGAGATCGCTGTAAAAAACGCTTTTACCATCCTGCAGCGAGGCTTTCACTGGCGGCTTTATAAGTTCGTCCCCAAAGTACCAAGATTGCCCAATTAG
- a CDS encoding tetratricopeptide repeat protein: MAKAPISPPAAKIDLAKSLSLLLGLAFVSQLAPLHVMQPCRAADFSRAKKVFVPPTRIPRRFDAESASTEGDSYGDPGYTTPSSYKSGRISGKTGLVPPPPPLTPTLLPPSLLHMSAQTSGEGAAKPQRWSTSVQKTLKRASTSPKVASFLDQAQVKAQNLIKEGKLDQAQELLKSYVKSLPRDTALKNEFAKVSVQRAQQLLSDQNIDAAGRMAREALSVQPQNQAAHTVLAEVMKKQGMSAESAPDRLKTAHALLAKGKTSDAEMEFNAANRLKPSADAYVGLGDVAMKNNNKEKARLEYQKALELEPHSGAALRQMGIIRLGQSDIVGANSDLSRALVVNPNDKVASQHLIDLWQKQVTTNPHSANSHLGLARAHQLSGDLQSAQAEYRKVVEIDPNNANLPAARQSFKLALARQEAHHAVDAAHNLEAAGALQEAHAKVSEAVKLCPGDSSFKLYQAQLSEKMNAMAGAGTGGANGLVAAAAAAGGLAAAAPAMLLPGLTPQVAPAFRNTTVTAGQAFNGGVAEAPPAMSLPGIPKPAPLSTTTQVSSMSGFLTSLRNYSVQQKAQSQQMEDAAHAALKGLTEPATGSGPAPADMVAQSPVLASASSNLASVNSLLGSIGAKSLPGAGSGALTTSSQSAGSTASAAVAPKSVTETVAAAAVPDSTGALVAQAATSENLANLSAQARAALKTKKPVTKTGTIAKGKSLAEQNKLLQSQLQEAQKQLNALKSQPTLQAETPIASPVPYMSPTTGMASPQSIAPAIGMASSAPPTTGPYAPSFTSMQVPLSQLTAMMPQNAAGQLPSQASEASAQALSLTPNGASASMQTILQSLPASLTSSEGFQSALANLPNSAAALQSFAANLPPETQSALQAALKPPIPTNHSSSSGAVRLELEGVKPSPLDIKLNVVLHNDQKIALAVPSPANAVINMTGQPQRIVKINFPSKNVPPNGEIHGVIKVPGHNLSPSADLYIPNMLPGQGSERDLHLTVPISLK, encoded by the coding sequence GTGGCAAAAGCACCCATCTCACCTCCTGCAGCAAAAATTGACCTGGCGAAATCTTTATCGCTTTTGCTTGGATTGGCATTCGTGTCGCAACTGGCGCCACTACATGTGATGCAGCCGTGCCGGGCGGCAGACTTTTCCCGAGCCAAGAAAGTTTTTGTGCCCCCGACACGCATTCCCCGACGTTTCGACGCCGAGTCAGCCAGCACCGAGGGTGACTCATACGGTGATCCTGGTTACACGACGCCGTCGTCGTACAAGTCGGGCAGAATTTCAGGCAAAACCGGACTGGTTCCTCCACCGCCACCTCTCACACCAACTTTGCTTCCGCCCAGCCTCTTGCACATGTCGGCACAGACGAGCGGAGAAGGCGCAGCGAAACCACAGCGCTGGTCGACCTCGGTTCAGAAAACGCTGAAACGTGCTTCAACATCACCTAAAGTCGCTTCATTTCTGGATCAAGCACAGGTTAAGGCGCAGAATTTAATCAAAGAAGGCAAGCTGGATCAGGCTCAAGAACTCCTCAAGAGCTATGTCAAATCTCTGCCTCGCGACACCGCTCTGAAAAACGAATTCGCCAAAGTATCGGTGCAGCGAGCCCAGCAGCTGCTCTCAGATCAGAACATCGACGCCGCGGGTCGTATGGCACGTGAGGCTCTGTCGGTGCAACCCCAGAACCAGGCCGCGCATACGGTTCTGGCTGAGGTGATGAAGAAGCAGGGTATGAGCGCCGAAAGCGCACCAGACAGGCTTAAAACAGCTCATGCGCTGCTGGCGAAAGGCAAAACCTCAGACGCAGAGATGGAATTCAACGCCGCCAACAGGCTGAAGCCGTCGGCTGACGCCTATGTCGGGTTGGGCGACGTCGCCATGAAAAACAACAATAAAGAGAAGGCCAGGCTCGAATATCAAAAGGCACTCGAACTGGAGCCGCATTCTGGCGCAGCGCTCAGGCAGATGGGCATCATCCGCCTTGGTCAAAGCGATATCGTCGGGGCAAATTCAGACTTGAGCCGAGCGCTCGTAGTTAACCCGAATGACAAAGTGGCGTCACAACATCTGATCGACTTGTGGCAGAAGCAGGTTACAACTAATCCACACAGCGCCAACAGCCACCTGGGTCTGGCAAGAGCCCATCAGTTGAGCGGCGATCTGCAATCAGCCCAGGCCGAGTATAGAAAAGTCGTGGAGATAGACCCGAACAATGCCAATCTTCCCGCGGCAAGACAGAGCTTTAAACTGGCACTAGCCAGGCAGGAAGCCCATCATGCTGTTGATGCGGCGCATAACCTGGAAGCGGCAGGGGCTCTGCAGGAAGCCCATGCCAAAGTCTCAGAGGCCGTCAAACTCTGCCCTGGCGACAGTTCTTTCAAGCTCTATCAAGCTCAACTGAGCGAAAAAATGAATGCTATGGCCGGAGCAGGCACAGGCGGTGCCAACGGGCTCGTGGCTGCAGCAGCGGCAGCAGGAGGATTGGCAGCAGCCGCTCCCGCGATGCTCTTGCCGGGCTTGACACCACAAGTGGCACCAGCATTCAGAAACACGACAGTCACCGCCGGGCAGGCTTTCAACGGCGGCGTCGCCGAGGCACCGCCAGCGATGTCACTGCCAGGCATACCGAAGCCGGCACCATTATCCACAACGACGCAAGTTTCCAGCATGTCGGGCTTCCTTACCAGTCTGAGAAATTACAGCGTGCAGCAAAAAGCACAATCGCAGCAAATGGAAGATGCTGCGCATGCAGCGCTGAAAGGCTTGACCGAACCGGCAACAGGGTCAGGACCAGCTCCGGCTGACATGGTCGCGCAGAGCCCGGTTTTAGCGTCCGCCAGTTCTAATCTAGCCAGCGTCAACAGCCTGCTTGGCAGCATCGGAGCGAAAAGTCTGCCCGGCGCAGGTTCCGGCGCACTGACCACCTCATCACAGTCGGCCGGCTCCACCGCCAGTGCCGCAGTGGCACCAAAATCTGTGACAGAGACAGTTGCAGCAGCAGCCGTTCCCGATTCGACCGGCGCCCTCGTCGCGCAGGCAGCCACATCGGAGAACCTGGCCAACCTTTCGGCGCAAGCCAGGGCCGCTCTGAAAACCAAAAAACCAGTCACTAAAACCGGCACGATAGCAAAGGGCAAGAGCCTGGCAGAACAAAACAAATTGCTGCAATCGCAACTGCAAGAAGCGCAGAAACAGCTTAACGCCCTTAAGTCGCAGCCAACATTGCAAGCGGAAACCCCGATCGCCAGCCCGGTTCCTTACATGTCTCCGACGACGGGAATGGCATCCCCGCAGTCTATTGCACCAGCAATTGGGATGGCTTCGTCCGCCCCGCCGACTACCGGTCCGTATGCACCCAGTTTCACTTCTATGCAGGTACCTTTGTCTCAGCTCACGGCCATGATGCCGCAAAATGCAGCAGGTCAACTTCCCAGTCAGGCATCTGAGGCCTCCGCACAGGCTCTGTCACTGACGCCGAACGGTGCTAGCGCATCGATGCAAACAATTCTGCAATCACTGCCTGCCTCGTTAACAAGCTCGGAAGGATTCCAGTCAGCTCTCGCGAATCTGCCAAACTCCGCGGCAGCACTGCAGTCTTTTGCCGCCAATCTGCCACCGGAAACACAGAGTGCGCTGCAAGCGGCGCTCAAGCCACCGATTCCGACGAACCATAGTTCATCGTCGGGTGCTGTGCGTCTCGAACTTGAAGGAGTAAAACCATCTCCGCTCGATATCAAGCTTAATGTGGTCCTCCACAACGATCAAAAAATCGCTCTGGCAGTGCCTTCGCCCGCGAATGCCGTAATCAACATGACCGGTCAACCTCAACGCATAGTCAAAATCAACTTCCCATCCAAAAATGTGCCACCAAACGGTGAAATACACGGCGTCATCAAGGTGCCCGGTCACAACTTGAGCCCTTCAGCCGATCTCTACATACCGAACATGTTGCCAGGTCAGGGCAGCGAACGCGACTTGCACCTGACTGTACCAATCTCGCTCAAGTAG
- a CDS encoding bifunctional acetaldehyde-CoA/alcohol dehydrogenase produces MTSTIKDHDQALMERANHLVRQARLAAAVWTQYTQEQVDAIVKAMTVAAIENVHKLAIAAHEETRMGMIEDKVLKNFVASEFHYHQIRDKKTVGIINEFPEENIVEVAEPVGVILAITPVTNPTSTVIFKSLAAAKTRNSVIFSPHLMAADCSNLAAKIVYEAALAAGAPKGFITWVEKSPRLRRETELMMVHPEVDLIFATGGTQLVRAAASSGKPALGVGSGNTPVYIHKSASYDSTAMDVIISKTFDNGTECPSEQTLVIDAEVAPALLAEFQRLNCHVCSLDEVKKVADAVIDPRTGGMNYKLVGQPADLIAEKAGITVNPNTKILLCPLEGDLRHHKLAVEKLMPVLGFVIVNSVDEGINRALDINYAGGTGHTAGVFSEDDSVIERFADAINAGRIIVNSPTSIGGLGGVYNNLNTTLSFGCGTGGGNITTDNVGIKNLLNYKRVPRRKNYTLTFQTTKNIYINPGSIDHLRSLKTKSAIVITSRSAARRGHLSMVLERLPADCKVDVFGDVGVEPDISIVEKAVAVMRQSPVDTVIALGGGSVLDAAKIIRLFYDNPGLKLQELAVNFLDFKQRISVFPQVVPTQLVAIPTTSGTGSEVTPFAVLKDNESKRKLSLVDECLLPNIAIIDANLTKSLPKEITVDTAFDALTHALEALASTFSSDYTDGLALEAMRLIFEALPETLKNPTQVLWRHKLHNAACLAGMAIGNASVGINHALAHSLGAMFDIPHGKANGVFLLSTLEYNSKIPRKFMPTSTYPLWVADQKYARAAQFLGLTDEDAKNGETPSREKMCVLLRRAVYDLARLAGQPLSVAELGIPQDQYEQRMVELVRGSFEDMSMRTNPALPLIPEVLNLLMTAYAPRQRP; encoded by the coding sequence ATGACATCAACCATTAAAGACCATGACCAAGCCCTCATGGAGCGCGCAAATCATCTTGTGCGTCAGGCTCGGTTGGCGGCTGCCGTCTGGACTCAGTACACGCAGGAGCAGGTTGATGCCATCGTCAAAGCGATGACTGTAGCCGCTATTGAGAACGTGCACAAGCTGGCCATCGCTGCTCACGAAGAGACGCGCATGGGCATGATCGAAGACAAAGTCTTGAAGAACTTTGTCGCATCAGAATTTCACTACCATCAGATTCGCGACAAGAAGACTGTTGGCATTATTAACGAGTTTCCCGAAGAAAATATTGTGGAAGTCGCCGAACCTGTTGGCGTCATACTTGCCATCACGCCTGTGACCAATCCTACTTCGACAGTTATTTTCAAGAGTCTGGCGGCGGCTAAAACAAGAAACAGTGTTATTTTCAGCCCTCATTTGATGGCGGCAGATTGCAGCAATCTGGCAGCAAAAATTGTTTACGAGGCTGCTCTGGCGGCAGGTGCACCAAAAGGATTCATCACCTGGGTGGAAAAATCGCCCCGGCTGCGTCGTGAGACGGAGCTGATGATGGTGCATCCGGAAGTAGATTTGATCTTTGCGACGGGTGGAACGCAGTTGGTACGGGCTGCCGCCAGCTCAGGAAAACCTGCTCTGGGTGTAGGCTCTGGCAACACGCCGGTTTACATCCACAAATCCGCTTCATACGATTCGACGGCGATGGATGTAATTATCTCCAAGACTTTCGACAATGGCACAGAGTGCCCTTCGGAGCAGACTCTCGTCATTGATGCCGAAGTTGCACCAGCTTTGCTCGCTGAGTTTCAGCGCCTCAACTGTCATGTCTGCAGTCTCGATGAAGTGAAAAAAGTTGCTGATGCCGTGATCGACCCTCGCACCGGCGGCATGAACTACAAGCTGGTTGGTCAGCCTGCTGATTTAATTGCTGAAAAGGCCGGCATCACCGTCAATCCTAATACGAAGATATTGTTGTGCCCGCTCGAGGGTGATTTGCGGCATCACAAGCTGGCTGTCGAAAAGCTCATGCCCGTGCTTGGTTTCGTCATCGTCAACTCAGTCGATGAGGGCATCAATCGAGCCCTGGATATCAATTATGCGGGCGGCACCGGTCACACTGCCGGTGTATTTAGCGAAGACGACAGCGTCATCGAGCGATTTGCCGATGCGATAAACGCAGGCAGAATCATCGTTAATTCGCCCACTTCAATTGGCGGCTTGGGTGGTGTTTATAACAATCTCAATACGACATTGAGTTTCGGCTGCGGAACCGGCGGCGGCAACATCACTACAGATAATGTCGGCATCAAAAATCTGCTCAACTACAAGCGTGTGCCGAGACGCAAAAACTATACCCTCACTTTCCAGACGACCAAGAACATTTACATAAACCCCGGCAGTATCGATCATCTTCGCAGCCTCAAGACTAAGTCTGCCATTGTTATAACCTCGAGGTCCGCTGCTCGCCGTGGACATCTCTCCATGGTTCTGGAAAGACTGCCTGCTGATTGCAAAGTCGACGTCTTTGGAGACGTTGGTGTTGAGCCGGATATCTCAATAGTGGAAAAGGCTGTCGCTGTCATGCGCCAGAGTCCTGTTGATACTGTCATCGCCCTTGGTGGCGGATCGGTTCTGGATGCGGCAAAAATAATTCGTCTCTTCTATGACAATCCCGGTCTCAAGTTACAAGAGTTGGCTGTTAACTTCCTCGACTTCAAGCAGAGAATCTCTGTTTTTCCTCAGGTGGTTCCAACTCAGCTGGTTGCCATTCCGACTACCTCTGGCACAGGTTCAGAAGTGACTCCTTTCGCTGTTTTGAAAGATAATGAATCGAAGCGCAAGCTCTCTCTGGTGGATGAATGTTTGTTGCCGAACATCGCCATTATTGATGCCAATCTGACTAAGAGTTTGCCTAAGGAAATAACTGTTGATACCGCATTTGATGCGCTCACTCATGCGCTGGAGGCTCTGGCATCAACATTCTCGTCTGATTACACTGACGGGTTGGCACTGGAGGCGATGCGCCTGATCTTCGAAGCCTTGCCTGAAACTTTGAAAAACCCAACTCAGGTATTGTGGCGGCATAAATTGCACAACGCTGCTTGCCTGGCCGGCATGGCTATCGGAAACGCATCCGTCGGCATCAACCATGCACTTGCTCACAGCCTGGGCGCCATGTTCGATATTCCGCATGGTAAGGCTAATGGTGTCTTTTTGCTTTCGACGCTGGAATACAACTCCAAAATTCCGCGCAAGTTCATGCCCACCTCGACTTATCCGCTCTGGGTGGCAGATCAGAAGTACGCCCGGGCTGCACAATTCCTCGGTCTCACCGATGAAGATGCGAAAAATGGCGAAACTCCATCGCGCGAAAAAATGTGTGTCCTTCTAAGACGTGCTGTTTACGATCTGGCTCGTTTAGCCGGGCAACCACTTTCTGTTGCTGAGCTAGGGATCCCTCAGGATCAGTATGAACAGCGAATGGTTGAGCTTGTTAGAGGCAGTTTCGAAGATATGAGCATGCGCACAAATCCGGCTCTGCCACTGATTCCTGAGGTGCTCAACTTGCTTATGACTGCATATGCGCCGCGGCAACGTCCTTAG
- a CDS encoding ABC transporter ATP-binding protein, whose amino-acid sequence MSDIALNTSEIRQPALQTVNLTKKFGDRTSVNSLNLSVYPGELYALLGDNGAGKTTTINMLTTLLTPTSGEFFICGLNGVKQSEKTKGAFGIVSQDVAIYNELTAYENLSFIADLYKIPKVKARERIKILLEDAGLTDRANDLAGSFSGGMQRKLTIAGALLHEPKVLFMDEPTVGLDPASRRQIWTSLKALKNQGVAVLLTTHYLEEAELLSDRIGIIRRGTLVAEGTIDDLRHKIQGIRSIAIRLTRDIDEDQLLSKLEKLKMKFPVEVKRDVLRNTISFAQPQDGKLVRSLYQVLSWLEEEEVPFSRFATSEPNLEEVFLAVASTKDDIDTEKLGEEEADEDFN is encoded by the coding sequence ATCTCGGACATCGCATTGAACACAAGTGAAATTCGCCAACCGGCGCTGCAGACAGTTAACCTCACCAAAAAATTTGGTGATAGAACTTCGGTCAACTCGCTCAATCTAAGTGTTTATCCCGGCGAACTTTATGCGTTGCTGGGGGATAACGGTGCAGGTAAGACAACCACCATTAATATGCTCACAACTTTGCTCACACCCACATCTGGTGAGTTTTTTATATGTGGATTGAACGGTGTTAAACAGTCTGAAAAGACCAAAGGTGCTTTTGGGATTGTGTCGCAAGACGTGGCCATTTACAACGAACTGACTGCCTATGAGAATCTGAGCTTTATCGCGGATCTTTATAAGATTCCAAAAGTTAAAGCCAGGGAGCGCATCAAAATATTATTGGAAGACGCCGGACTCACCGATCGTGCTAACGATCTGGCTGGCAGTTTTTCTGGTGGCATGCAGCGCAAACTCACCATTGCCGGTGCTCTGTTGCATGAGCCGAAGGTGTTGTTTATGGACGAGCCTACGGTGGGTCTGGATCCTGCTTCCAGGCGACAGATCTGGACTTCGCTGAAGGCTCTGAAAAATCAAGGTGTGGCAGTTCTTTTGACGACGCATTATCTTGAAGAAGCAGAATTGCTCTCGGATCGTATCGGCATCATCAGGCGCGGAACGCTTGTGGCAGAAGGGACGATTGACGACTTGCGGCATAAGATTCAGGGGATTCGCAGCATCGCGATTCGATTGACTCGTGATATCGATGAAGATCAATTGCTGTCTAAACTGGAAAAGTTGAAAATGAAGTTTCCGGTAGAAGTTAAGCGGGACGTATTGCGCAACACCATATCATTTGCTCAGCCGCAAGATGGAAAGCTTGTGCGCAGCCTTTACCAGGTGCTGAGCTGGTTGGAAGAAGAGGAAGTTCCATTCTCCAGATTTGCAACGAGCGAACCTAATCTTGAGGAAGTTTTTCTTGCCGTTGCTTCTACAAAAGATGACATTGATACTGAAAAGCTTGGTGAGGAAGAAGCCGATGAAGACTTCAATTAA
- a CDS encoding ABC transporter permease has product MRQILAIINKDILQWTRRPLYFISSILLAVLIIAVVGNTLSGATSIPFGVYDPAGISDLSKGLEDTHQFIVSNYDDLEKAKQDITTGKIVALANVSQDPLEDSVQILTDGHNPFVDNQISMGLLKVLTQKNKTLSIPLRTSALFPLNITLRDFVTPGLAAYLCYVLASMNLGFSWIYEWMEKTYRQIILAPNGLQSAIIAKSLTVTIEASVVLWIALCLTAPFSGFTLGSNFVGLVATTLVSVFSFTCLGLAAACLLKTIRIYTMTVSIAGVALMFASGIIIPLEAMPKWEQFCALALPMYYSADAFKGVMLGIPADYLRDVGVLLGWAVIGLVFSSILLYQRKAAL; this is encoded by the coding sequence GTGCGACAGATACTGGCTATCATCAATAAGGATATATTGCAGTGGACGAGGCGTCCGCTCTATTTCATTTCGAGCATCTTGCTTGCCGTCTTGATCATCGCCGTGGTTGGTAACACGCTGTCGGGTGCTACGAGCATTCCCTTTGGTGTATATGATCCTGCCGGCATCAGTGATTTGAGCAAAGGTCTTGAAGATACCCATCAATTTATTGTTTCCAATTATGATGACCTGGAAAAGGCCAAACAGGATATCACTACAGGCAAAATCGTCGCCCTGGCAAACGTCTCGCAGGACCCGCTTGAGGATTCAGTGCAGATTTTGACGGATGGACACAATCCCTTTGTCGACAACCAGATTTCGATGGGGCTTTTGAAGGTCCTGACACAGAAGAATAAAACTCTCAGCATCCCGCTTAGGACGTCTGCCTTGTTTCCTCTGAACATTACTTTGAGAGACTTTGTTACGCCCGGATTGGCTGCTTATCTCTGTTATGTTCTTGCGTCCATGAATCTTGGATTTTCATGGATTTATGAATGGATGGAGAAGACTTATCGGCAGATTATTCTGGCGCCAAACGGTCTGCAATCTGCCATTATCGCCAAAAGTTTGACTGTAACGATTGAAGCTTCTGTTGTTTTATGGATCGCCCTCTGCCTGACCGCTCCATTCAGCGGTTTCACTCTTGGCTCTAATTTCGTCGGGCTTGTCGCCACAACCCTGGTTTCTGTTTTTTCCTTTACTTGTCTGGGACTGGCGGCAGCCTGTTTGCTCAAAACTATTCGCATCTACACGATGACGGTTTCAATCGCTGGTGTGGCGCTTATGTTCGCCAGCGGTATCATTATTCCATTAGAGGCGATGCCAAAATGGGAACAATTTTGTGCGCTAGCTCTTCCAATGTATTACTCCGCTGACGCCTTTAAAGGCGTGATGTTGGGTATCCCGGCAGATTATTTACGAGATGTCGGTGTTTTGCTGGGATGGGCAGTAATAGGACTGGTTTTCTCTTCGATACTTCTGTACCAACGCAAAGCCGCACTCTAA
- a CDS encoding bacterioferritin: MTAVNDTNEFAADIAEIRRRAREHMEDGPVTNAYGADRIKVVKLLNEALATELVCVLRYKRHHFMVRGINSESVAEEFLEHANEEQEHADQIAERITQLNGEPDMNPDVLSKRSHAQYVEGKDTLDMIKENLVAERIAIDSYKQMILYIGEKDPTTRRLLESILEKEEEHADDMANLLSSHSK; the protein is encoded by the coding sequence ATGACAGCAGTAAATGACACTAACGAGTTTGCCGCGGACATCGCAGAAATCAGACGCCGCGCCCGTGAACACATGGAAGATGGACCGGTGACCAATGCTTATGGTGCAGACCGCATTAAAGTTGTAAAGCTTTTGAACGAGGCTCTGGCGACTGAGCTTGTCTGCGTGCTTCGCTATAAACGCCACCACTTCATGGTTCGCGGTATCAATTCTGAGTCTGTAGCAGAAGAGTTTCTCGAACATGCCAACGAAGAGCAAGAGCATGCTGATCAGATTGCTGAGCGCATCACGCAACTCAACGGTGAGCCTGATATGAATCCTGATGTTCTCAGCAAGCGAAGTCATGCGCAATATGTCGAAGGCAAGGATACGCTCGATATGATCAAGGAAAACCTCGTGGCCGAGCGCATAGCTATTGATTCATACAAGCAGATGATTCTCTACATTGGTGAGAAGGATCCGACAACACGACGCTTGCTCGAGTCGATTCTGGAGAAGGAAGAGGAGCACGCCGATGACATGGCTAACCTCCTCAGTTCGCACAGCAAGTAA
- a CDS encoding DUF962 domain-containing protein, whose amino-acid sequence MDSIASEETQVSARDNLVQHLRYYKSKHRSRGCKITHMIGIPMIVLAWLSLPFSRKAFFQLHTGGWILQFIGHFVFEHNKPVILEVRDPKTVVSALIFVCEEWRRLLNGEDL is encoded by the coding sequence ATGGATAGCATCGCATCAGAAGAAACGCAAGTATCCGCTCGAGACAACCTCGTGCAGCATTTGCGTTACTACAAGTCCAAGCATCGCAGCAGGGGCTGCAAGATCACGCACATGATCGGTATCCCTATGATAGTGCTTGCCTGGTTGAGCCTTCCGTTCAGTCGCAAAGCATTTTTTCAATTGCACACCGGTGGCTGGATTTTGCAATTTATCGGGCACTTCGTTTTCGAGCATAATAAGCCTGTAATTCTTGAAGTTCGAGATCCAAAAACGGTGGTGTCTGCTCTTATCTTTGTGTGCGAAGAGTGGCGTCGTCTGCTCAATGGCGAAGATCTCTAA